The following are from one region of the Candidatus Wallbacteria bacterium genome:
- a CDS encoding peptide-binding protein → MRTLTAAWLLLTSFAFISGCGGKPASHPASANTMESFVDSPSYGDTIVDSSIADAMTLNPLLYNDRFSLSIIEMVFDSLVVLDEKLQIKGDLAESWEQGQDSRELIIHLHQGIKWHDGVPFSAEDVKFTYDLLLHTVTPIGLSSTLDEVDTLEIIDPFTLRARYKKITSSYLKCWLFQILPRHLYQGGNLAESSYNRQPVGTGPFRFVEWVPQEKIILKANSDYFTGRPFIDNYICTVIPDPSMAYLGLLRGDIDILRLTPDQYLKHADETEFKTRYNIQRFFSLDYTFLGFNLDNPLFSDRLVRRALTMAVNRQAIIDDVLYGYGKQISGPFPPDYWAYDRGIMPWPYSTSEAVTLLSQAGYRPASDGILEREGRRFSFTISTNNGNEIRRLVALQIQKCLQEIGVDVRIERLEWGDFSDRLNNRQLDAALLGFFYGPHVDPYSFWHSSMIPDKEKKLKGLNTIGYSNPEADRLLEEYRSSTDRSVQEKLCHQLHAILHQDQPMIFLFSEEKIVAVDKRIRQLSNSADGFLNFTKAFIPEGLQKY, encoded by the coding sequence ATGCGCACGTTAACTGCAGCCTGGCTTTTACTGACGTCCTTTGCGTTCATTTCCGGCTGCGGAGGTAAACCTGCATCTCATCCGGCAAGTGCGAATACCATGGAATCATTCGTCGACTCGCCATCCTACGGGGACACCATCGTCGATTCCTCGATCGCAGATGCGATGACTCTGAATCCGCTTCTGTACAACGATAGGTTTTCCCTCAGCATTATAGAAATGGTGTTCGATTCGCTGGTGGTCCTTGACGAAAAACTGCAGATCAAGGGCGATCTTGCCGAGAGCTGGGAACAAGGTCAGGACAGCCGGGAGCTGATCATCCACCTGCATCAGGGGATAAAATGGCATGACGGTGTGCCCTTTTCGGCTGAAGACGTGAAATTCACCTATGACTTGCTGCTGCATACGGTCACCCCGATCGGCCTGAGCTCCACTCTGGATGAAGTCGATACTCTTGAAATAATCGATCCGTTCACGCTCAGGGCCAGGTACAAGAAAATCACTTCCTCCTATCTGAAATGCTGGCTGTTTCAAATCCTGCCCAGGCATTTATACCAGGGGGGAAATCTGGCGGAATCCAGTTACAACAGGCAACCAGTCGGCACAGGACCGTTCAGGTTCGTGGAATGGGTCCCGCAGGAGAAAATCATTCTCAAGGCCAATAGCGATTATTTTACAGGCAGGCCTTTCATCGACAATTACATCTGCACTGTCATCCCTGACCCTTCGATGGCGTATCTCGGGCTCCTCAGGGGAGACATCGACATACTCAGGCTGACGCCGGACCAGTACCTGAAGCACGCTGATGAAACCGAATTCAAAACCAGATACAATATCCAGCGTTTTTTCTCCCTGGATTATACTTTCCTGGGATTCAACCTGGACAATCCGCTCTTTTCAGACAGGCTGGTGCGGCGCGCCCTGACCATGGCCGTGAATCGCCAGGCCATCATCGACGACGTCCTGTACGGCTACGGCAAACAGATCAGCGGTCCGTTCCCGCCGGACTACTGGGCTTATGACCGTGGCATAATGCCCTGGCCCTATTCCACTTCTGAAGCAGTCACGCTTCTTTCGCAGGCTGGTTACAGGCCGGCAAGTGATGGAATTCTGGAGCGTGAAGGTCGCAGATTCAGTTTCACGATCAGTACCAACAACGGCAATGAGATCCGGCGCCTGGTCGCCCTGCAGATCCAGAAATGCCTGCAGGAAATAGGTGTGGATGTCAGGATCGAACGTCTCGAATGGGGGGATTTCTCGGACCGTCTCAATAACCGCCAGCTGGATGCGGCCCTGTTGGGCTTTTTTTATGGCCCGCACGTCGATCCGTATTCTTTCTGGCATTCTTCAATGATTCCGGACAAGGAAAAGAAACTGAAGGGGCTGAATACTATCGGCTACAGCAATCCTGAAGCGGACAGGCTGCTCGAAGAATACCGCTCGTCCACGGACCGCAGTGTGCAGGAGAAACTGTGTCACCAGCTGCACGCCATCCTGCATCAGGACCAGCCGATGATTTTCCTGTTTTCGGAAGAGAAAATCGTCGCTGTCGACAAGAGAATCCGTCAGCTGTCCAACTCAGCCGATGGTTTCCTGAACTTCACCAAAGCCTTTATACCCGAAGGGCTGCAGAAATACTAG